From Echinicola soli, a single genomic window includes:
- the moaC gene encoding cyclic pyranopterin monophosphate synthase MoaC, with protein sequence MKDSKLSHVDSDGNAKMVDVSEKSVTKRTATAQSIVVFPEAVFDRLSKDNFLGKKGSIIQTAIIAGTMAAKKTSDLIPLCHPLALNKIQLDITPGNKQLEITATVKCEGKTGVEMEALTAASVAALTIYDMCKALTHDISITETKLMAKEGGKNAFNR encoded by the coding sequence ATGAAAGACTCAAAACTCTCCCATGTCGACAGTGATGGAAATGCCAAAATGGTAGATGTTTCCGAAAAATCCGTCACCAAACGAACGGCCACTGCCCAATCGATCGTTGTTTTTCCAGAAGCGGTATTTGATCGCCTCTCCAAAGATAACTTTCTGGGCAAAAAGGGCAGTATCATACAAACAGCCATCATCGCCGGCACCATGGCCGCCAAGAAAACTTCGGACTTGATTCCACTTTGCCATCCATTGGCCTTGAACAAAATCCAGCTGGACATTACCCCGGGTAATAAGCAACTGGAGATCACGGCCACGGTAAAATGTGAAGGAAAAACCGGCGTGGAAATGGAGGCCCTGACCGCTGCCAGCGTGGCGGCACTTACCATATATGATATGTGCAAGGCACTTACCCACGACATCAGTATTACGGAAACCAAATTAATGGCCAAAGAAGGAGGAAAAAATGCATTCAACAGATAA
- a CDS encoding molybdenum cofactor biosynthesis protein MoaE, whose protein sequence is MERLISIETDININEAYQHLVHPKSGGICTFIGTVRDLNNQKDVSHLFFEAYEKMALLKMEELAQEAGQKWPLHKVVIIHAIGEKKITDPVVFIGTSSAHRDAAFSASRHLIDRLKEVVPIWKKETYQDHSSWINAHP, encoded by the coding sequence ATGGAAAGGCTCATCTCAATAGAAACAGACATCAACATCAACGAAGCATATCAGCACTTGGTACATCCGAAAAGTGGTGGCATCTGCACGTTCATTGGCACGGTACGGGACTTGAACAACCAGAAGGACGTGAGCCATCTTTTTTTTGAAGCTTATGAAAAAATGGCGTTATTGAAAATGGAAGAACTGGCTCAGGAAGCTGGTCAAAAATGGCCCCTCCACAAAGTAGTCATAATCCACGCCATTGGCGAAAAAAAGATCACTGACCCCGTGGTGTTTATCGGCACCTCATCAGCCCATCGCGATGCGGCCTTTTCAGCTTCCAGACATCTGATAGACCGGCTAAAAGAGGTCGTTCCCATCTGGAAAAAAGAAACTTACCAGGACCACAGCTCCTGGATCAATGCACATCCCTAA
- a CDS encoding sensor histidine kinase: MKNPHLAERPKFEKLVRYYLIALCAIATSIILSQILVQKFISEQKNDSRVVNLSGRQRMLSQQISKYVLLLGDSLSSTKKYEYLTGLQSSLKEWKEVHKGLQYGNSSLGIKGNNSRTIRELFEGIEKDHAIMVNSAQQIIDKLELDPSLPADSLGQDINTVIHHEQAFLNGMDSIVFQYDDEAKDKVTNLQSIEIFLLILSLGVISFEIFFIFIPSAKTIRKTFKKLLLSEQKAHKMTLEISSLYSSLEQAYQDLLEVDVAVEDYTVFAKSKPTGDFFYFSDKFSSVMEFDEVPKNIFKWLQDQGYDSRYLDNIRMMTLSGKTWSGDIKVVNDMGDFVWIKINIIPTMGDDGEVETLMVVATDETEKKEAEAISQEINKERIEKKVKEQQFRSALILEGQEEERKRISRDMHDGIGQLLSAMKFNLEGIHSVKSDYEREKLKTSKDLLKNVIKEVRRISFNLTPSALSDYGIVPVLNKFCREITKLSDLQVTFENQTGFLSRLEGKVENNLYRICQEAVNNAIKYAEASEVKIILSHNSQFLNVDISDDGKGFEMDKLEVKGHLSASGHGLFNIRERANFINGQCTISSQIGKGTTISINVPLD; this comes from the coding sequence ATGAAAAACCCTCATTTAGCGGAAAGGCCCAAATTCGAAAAATTAGTAAGGTACTACTTAATAGCGTTGTGCGCTATCGCTACGAGTATTATCCTCAGTCAGATTTTAGTACAGAAATTCATCAGTGAACAAAAAAACGACTCCAGGGTGGTCAATCTCTCCGGAAGGCAGCGTATGCTCAGTCAGCAAATCAGTAAATACGTCCTATTACTTGGAGACAGTTTAAGCAGCACAAAAAAATACGAATACCTTACCGGCCTCCAGTCATCCCTGAAAGAATGGAAAGAAGTTCATAAGGGCCTGCAATATGGAAATAGCTCACTCGGCATAAAAGGCAACAACAGCAGAACAATCCGTGAGCTGTTTGAAGGTATCGAAAAAGACCATGCCATCATGGTCAATTCAGCACAACAAATCATCGACAAACTCGAGCTGGATCCCTCCCTTCCCGCGGACAGCCTTGGCCAAGACATCAACACCGTAATCCATCATGAACAAGCCTTTCTAAACGGGATGGACAGCATTGTCTTCCAATATGACGACGAAGCCAAAGACAAGGTCACCAACCTACAAAGCATCGAAATATTCCTATTGATCCTATCTCTTGGGGTGATTTCATTTGAGATTTTCTTCATATTTATCCCATCAGCCAAGACCATCAGAAAGACCTTCAAAAAACTGCTTCTATCCGAACAAAAAGCCCATAAGATGACCTTGGAGATTAGTTCTCTCTACAGTTCTTTGGAACAGGCCTATCAGGACTTATTGGAAGTAGACGTCGCCGTGGAAGATTACACCGTATTTGCGAAGAGTAAACCAACAGGAGACTTCTTTTACTTTTCGGATAAATTCTCCAGCGTCATGGAATTTGATGAAGTTCCAAAAAACATCTTCAAATGGCTGCAAGACCAGGGCTATGACTCACGGTACCTTGACAACATCCGCATGATGACACTTTCTGGCAAAACATGGTCAGGAGACATCAAAGTCGTCAATGACATGGGGGATTTTGTCTGGATCAAGATCAACATCATCCCCACCATGGGCGATGATGGGGAGGTGGAAACCCTCATGGTCGTCGCCACTGATGAAACTGAAAAAAAAGAAGCGGAAGCCATTTCCCAGGAAATCAACAAAGAGCGGATCGAGAAAAAAGTCAAGGAACAGCAATTCCGGTCTGCACTGATCCTGGAAGGTCAGGAAGAAGAACGCAAGCGAATTTCCCGTGACATGCATGACGGCATCGGCCAATTGCTTTCTGCCATGAAATTCAACTTGGAAGGCATTCACTCGGTAAAGTCTGATTATGAACGTGAAAAGTTAAAGACCTCCAAAGACCTCCTGAAAAATGTCATCAAGGAAGTCAGAAGAATCTCCTTTAACCTCACCCCTAGTGCCCTGTCCGATTATGGCATCGTACCTGTGCTCAACAAGTTTTGCCGAGAAATCACTAAACTTTCGGACTTACAGGTGACCTTCGAAAACCAGACCGGTTTCCTAAGCCGACTGGAGGGGAAGGTAGAAAACAACCTGTACAGAATTTGCCAAGAGGCCGTAAATAACGCGATCAAATACGCGGAAGCCAGTGAGGTAAAGATCATACTTTCTCACAATTCCCAGTTTTTGAATGTGGACATTTCCGATGATGGCAAGGGCTTTGAGATGGACAAACTGGAAGTGAAAGGACACTTATCAGCGTCTGGACACGGCTTGTTCAATATCCGGGAAAGAGCTAATTTTATCAATGGACAATGCACGATCTCATCCCAAATTGGAAAAGGGACCACGATCAGCATCAATGTCCCCCTAGACTAA
- a CDS encoding DUF4153 domain-containing protein: protein MIDFPSLSYLNTHALRVAKRFPLSLFSAIVAASVGNYLVESEKWLDNAFPFINLMLTAALGISLFFCIGIFNEKKKLPKPFAYINHVLGIIFLGLVYFSLPGGNSTESTAMPYYRYAIFSVCIHLMVSFSPYLKNIHTLAFWNYNKTLFLRFLTSLLFSSVLYIGIVLAMAALHLLFEVNFDPKIYLQLFILIIGVFNTWFFLAGIPAELSQIDQAVNYPKGLKIFSQYILLGLLVLYLLILYGYSIKILMAWDWPKGVVSYLIIGVATWGILTVLLLYPYRDNEKEHWIGRFSRLYYFILLPLVVMLFIAIWIRIEDYGITINRYLIVLLGVWLTVTCVYFLLGFKSIKFIPLSLACMLLFSSFGPWGIFSVSERSQYRRLKALLRDNHLLEEEHASQEIIWDQSYFPELRAKQETPLIKPIEDDQVKEIYSITRYLQDHHGLEGMQMWFEQDLDHILRAINKDKSTWSKTTAAALYLETLGIPENPNTISGTLITLEADNNTHQAVNTRGYDYFTPLHIYNQDTSSFQAGYSNFSIHLNAKKNGLSLSNTQRRTDINLSSLVLSLYHKTDSLSSHSIHNASDMTYTTDKEGLKIKLELKSIRFSTKNDSSITLDYLDGNLLLRDSIP, encoded by the coding sequence ATGATTGACTTCCCCTCGTTAAGTTATCTGAATACCCATGCCCTGAGAGTCGCCAAGCGATTTCCGCTGTCCCTTTTTTCGGCAATTGTGGCAGCTTCCGTGGGGAATTACCTCGTAGAAAGCGAAAAATGGCTCGACAATGCCTTCCCCTTTATCAATCTGATGCTTACTGCTGCGTTGGGCATTTCCTTGTTTTTTTGTATTGGCATCTTTAACGAAAAGAAAAAGTTGCCGAAGCCTTTTGCATACATCAACCACGTTCTGGGCATTATTTTCTTGGGATTGGTCTACTTCTCTCTCCCGGGTGGCAACAGTACAGAAAGCACCGCAATGCCCTATTACCGATATGCTATTTTCAGCGTCTGCATCCATCTGATGGTCTCCTTCTCTCCCTATCTGAAGAACATCCACACCTTGGCATTCTGGAATTATAATAAAACCTTATTTCTGCGGTTTTTGACATCCTTGCTGTTTTCCTCGGTGCTGTATATAGGGATTGTACTAGCGATGGCTGCACTGCACTTACTTTTTGAGGTAAATTTTGACCCCAAAATATACCTGCAACTCTTCATATTGATCATTGGGGTTTTCAATACTTGGTTCTTTTTGGCCGGCATCCCCGCAGAACTCAGCCAGATCGACCAAGCAGTAAATTATCCCAAAGGCTTAAAGATTTTCAGTCAGTATATTCTCTTGGGTCTTTTAGTGCTTTACCTTCTGATTCTTTATGGATACAGCATCAAGATCCTCATGGCCTGGGACTGGCCAAAAGGCGTCGTTTCCTACCTTATCATCGGAGTAGCAACTTGGGGTATTTTGACCGTTTTACTACTATACCCCTATCGGGACAATGAAAAGGAACACTGGATAGGTCGCTTTTCGCGTCTTTATTACTTTATTTTGCTTCCCTTAGTGGTCATGCTGTTTATCGCTATCTGGATCCGTATCGAGGATTATGGAATCACGATCAACAGGTACCTCATTGTACTGCTTGGCGTGTGGCTTACCGTGACTTGTGTTTATTTTTTACTTGGCTTCAAAAGCATCAAATTCATTCCGCTGTCATTAGCATGCATGCTTCTATTTTCATCTTTTGGGCCTTGGGGGATATTTTCAGTCAGTGAAAGGAGCCAGTATAGAAGATTAAAGGCACTTTTGCGAGACAATCATTTGCTGGAAGAGGAACATGCCTCACAGGAAATCATTTGGGACCAATCCTATTTTCCCGAATTAAGGGCAAAGCAAGAAACCCCGCTAATCAAACCTATCGAGGATGACCAGGTCAAAGAGATTTACTCGATCACCCGATACCTCCAAGATCACCACGGCCTGGAAGGAATGCAAATGTGGTTTGAGCAGGATTTGGACCATATTCTGCGGGCCATCAATAAAGACAAGTCAACATGGAGCAAAACCACCGCGGCTGCATTGTACCTGGAAACGTTGGGGATACCTGAAAACCCCAATACTATCTCCGGCACACTTATCACACTCGAGGCTGATAACAACACACACCAAGCCGTAAACACTCGAGGATATGATTATTTTACTCCCCTCCACATTTATAATCAGGACACCAGTTCTTTTCAGGCAGGCTATTCCAATTTCAGCATCCACCTCAATGCCAAAAAAAATGGACTTTCCCTTTCAAATACCCAACGTCGCACCGATATAAATCTCAGCAGTTTGGTACTGTCCCTTTATCATAAGACCGACTCCCTGTCAAGCCATTCTATCCACAACGCCTCAGACATGACCTATACCACTGATAAAGAAGGCTTAAAAATCAAACTTGAACTCAAATCCATCAGGTTTTCCACTAAAAACGATTCATCCATAACACTCGATTACTTAGACGGAAATTTATTATTAAGAGACTCCATACCCTAA
- the moaA gene encoding GTP 3',8-cyclase MoaA yields the protein MLTDNHGRKINYLRLAVTDNCNLRCQYCMPEEGVQFAHKNELLSWEELLLLSQSFVEMGVDKIRITGGEPFVRKGLMDFLDKLAMLDGLQEISITTNATLIGPHIPRLKNLGITKINISFDSLDKARFNEITRRDQYDIVMANVQQMIDEGFDVKLNCVVMDGKNTEDIIPFVKYVQHHSLSVRFLEEMPFNGQSSGPTSLKWDYIAILEHIKAHFGPIQKLPAPPSSTSLNYQLKGSKGTFGVIPSYSRTFCGTCNRVRVTAKGEMQTCLYATETIDLRALIRESDHINGLKFSIYTAMQARFKDGFEAENQSETKKSMTLIGG from the coding sequence ATGCTTACTGACAATCACGGAAGAAAAATCAACTACCTGAGGCTAGCCGTCACAGACAATTGTAACTTACGCTGTCAGTACTGCATGCCAGAAGAAGGCGTGCAATTTGCTCATAAAAATGAACTGCTCAGTTGGGAAGAGCTGCTGCTGCTATCGCAGTCCTTTGTGGAAATGGGCGTGGATAAAATCCGTATCACGGGCGGTGAGCCATTTGTCCGTAAAGGGCTGATGGATTTTTTGGATAAGCTGGCCATGCTAGATGGGCTTCAGGAAATTTCCATTACCACCAATGCCACCTTGATCGGCCCCCACATCCCTCGTCTCAAAAACCTTGGCATAACCAAAATCAACATCAGTTTTGACAGCCTTGACAAAGCTCGTTTTAATGAGATTACCCGAAGAGACCAATATGATATTGTCATGGCCAATGTCCAGCAAATGATCGATGAGGGCTTTGATGTAAAACTCAACTGTGTGGTCATGGACGGTAAAAATACCGAAGACATCATTCCTTTTGTAAAATACGTACAACATCACTCCCTTTCCGTTCGTTTTCTGGAAGAAATGCCCTTTAATGGTCAATCCAGCGGCCCTACTTCCCTAAAGTGGGATTATATAGCGATCCTGGAACATATCAAGGCTCATTTTGGGCCAATCCAAAAGCTTCCCGCTCCTCCAAGCTCCACTTCCCTAAACTATCAGCTTAAGGGCAGCAAAGGGACATTTGGTGTAATCCCCTCTTACTCCAGAACATTCTGTGGCACTTGTAACCGGGTAAGGGTTACGGCCAAAGGTGAAATGCAAACATGCCTCTATGCCACCGAGACCATTGACCTGAGAGCACTTATACGCGAAAGCGATCATATAAATGGCCTGAAGTTTAGCATTTATACTGCCATGCAAGCGCGGTTTAAAGACGGATTTGAGGCCGAAAACCAATCCGAAACAAAAAAATCAATGACACTAATCGGAGGATGA
- a CDS encoding MoaD/ThiS family protein, with product MKIHTFGAAKDITGSAMIDFPVEETFVKVKDLKSLLFQKYPDLVNLPSLAISVNLFYASEETMVNKHDEVALIPPVSGG from the coding sequence ATGAAAATTCACACATTCGGCGCAGCAAAGGACATCACAGGATCTGCCATGATCGATTTTCCAGTGGAAGAAACATTTGTAAAAGTAAAGGACCTCAAATCCCTACTTTTCCAAAAATACCCAGACCTGGTCAACCTCCCTTCGCTGGCAATATCAGTGAACCTATTTTATGCCAGTGAAGAAACAATGGTAAACAAACACGACGAAGTTGCGTTGATACCACCAGTAAGCGGAGGATAA
- a CDS encoding response regulator transcription factor: protein MEKIKVVLADDHMVVRSGIKNLLENEGEVEVIGEASNGEEALEKVKEAKPDILIIDIRMPVMNGLDATRKLTSAQQATKSLILSMHDDEDYILQSIECGAAGYLLKDTSKDEFMKAIRTIHQGGQYFSGDISQVLVKSYLNVRDNKTSKSITPANDYDITKREKQILKMISDGTSNKEIAEQLGKSIRTIETHRFNIMKKLKVNNVVELLKKLEDEPGLKQHIGNI from the coding sequence ATGGAAAAGATTAAAGTAGTATTGGCTGATGACCATATGGTGGTAAGAAGTGGCATCAAAAATCTCCTGGAAAACGAAGGTGAAGTAGAAGTGATTGGCGAAGCTTCCAACGGAGAAGAGGCACTGGAAAAAGTAAAGGAAGCAAAACCTGACATCTTGATCATCGATATTCGCATGCCGGTCATGAATGGGCTGGACGCGACCAGAAAGTTGACCAGCGCTCAGCAAGCCACCAAATCCCTCATTCTTTCTATGCATGACGATGAAGATTACATCCTCCAATCCATCGAATGCGGTGCCGCTGGCTATTTGCTGAAAGACACCAGCAAAGACGAATTTATGAAAGCAATCCGAACAATACACCAAGGTGGGCAGTACTTTAGTGGTGATATTAGTCAAGTATTGGTGAAAAGCTACTTAAATGTAAGGGATAACAAAACCAGTAAAAGTATCACTCCCGCCAATGATTATGACATCACCAAACGGGAAAAGCAGATCTTAAAAATGATCTCCGATGGTACCAGTAATAAAGAAATTGCCGAGCAGCTAGGCAAAAGCATCCGTACCATCGAAACCCATCGCTTCAACATCATGAAAAAGCTGAAAGTAAATAACGTGGTAGAGCTTCTCAAAAAACTGGAAGACGAGCCTGGGCTAAAACAGCATATTGGAAACATCTAA